Proteins from a single region of Lelliottia sp. JS-SCA-14:
- a CDS encoding fimbria/pilus outer membrane usher protein, whose product MAKGLHDVSRQRFWRLNPLVRCLSGVLLVTSVGAEAREYHFAASSLEGDMLSQQDIDLSLFSHANTQLPGVYPSRIMFNDRRAGDASITYLGTKNGELAPQLTPDMLRNWGVDIDKYPKLAALDAVVPLPHPLGDYIPQASATLDFSTMTLHLSIPQAAVAGNGRDYIAPSRWDDGVPVAFADYSFSGSQNQDSGQNTTTNQYLNMRSGANLGGWRVRNYSTWSKTDDANSWDTVNTYVQHDIDAIKAQFTGGESSTQGEVFDSLQYRGINVASDEEMLPYSQRGFAPVIRGIASSNAEVSVRQNGYLIYQQNVAPGAFEINDLYSTTNSGDLEVTVKEADGTEHHFTQPYSSIAVMQRPGHMKYEITAARYRADSGSDQNEPLFAQGSLIYGLNNSMTLFGGLTASDDYQAVNSGAGIALGSLGTLSADVTAAKTQLDNGTQSTGQSYRLLYSGKIDTTDTNFTLASYRYSTSGYYSFADANQKYDEHEEDLLFNYNKRNRIQASVSQNISGVSFYLNGYQQDYWHTSQKERSVSAGLNTVVEGISLHVAYTYSKTDEDQSDQMVSFGFSMPLSRFLPRAWSSYNLSNSKHGYTRQSLGLNGTLLDDERLSYSLQQSHSNHDGDDTSSLYGSYRSQYANMNAGYYYSSDNSRQLSYGLSGAVVAHPHGVTLAQPLGSQFAIVNANHASGVRFQNQRGIQTDWQGNAVIPSLSPYQENSIRVDTTSLPEDVDTTETAVTVIPSRNAAVVANFDAHVGYRVLITLMRPDGKTVPFGAIVTALSPVISGIVDDKGTVYLAGVSDTVQLSVKWGSAADQQCTAHVSLGAAVQASNPAGIRSVNALCQQEPQHVN is encoded by the coding sequence ATGGCAAAAGGACTGCATGATGTGTCCCGCCAGCGTTTCTGGCGTCTTAACCCGCTGGTACGTTGTCTGAGTGGTGTTTTACTCGTGACGTCAGTCGGCGCTGAGGCCCGGGAGTACCATTTCGCCGCCTCGTCACTGGAAGGCGATATGCTCTCGCAGCAGGACATCGACCTGTCGCTGTTTTCACACGCCAATACCCAGCTGCCGGGCGTCTATCCCTCCCGAATCATGTTCAACGATCGGCGGGCAGGCGATGCCAGTATCACCTATCTGGGGACCAAAAACGGCGAACTGGCACCACAGCTGACGCCGGATATGCTGCGCAACTGGGGTGTGGATATCGATAAATATCCAAAGCTTGCCGCGCTGGATGCGGTGGTTCCGCTCCCTCACCCGTTAGGGGATTACATCCCGCAGGCTTCGGCCACGCTCGACTTCTCGACCATGACGCTGCATCTCAGCATCCCGCAGGCCGCCGTAGCCGGGAATGGCAGAGACTATATCGCCCCTTCACGCTGGGATGACGGTGTCCCTGTCGCGTTCGCTGATTATTCGTTTTCCGGCTCACAGAACCAGGACAGTGGCCAAAATACAACAACGAATCAGTATCTTAATATGCGAAGCGGCGCCAATCTCGGCGGCTGGCGCGTGCGCAACTACTCCACGTGGAGTAAAACGGACGACGCCAACAGCTGGGACACGGTCAATACCTACGTACAACATGATATCGATGCGATAAAAGCGCAGTTCACGGGCGGCGAGAGCAGCACTCAGGGTGAAGTGTTCGACAGCCTGCAGTATCGCGGCATCAACGTGGCCTCCGATGAAGAGATGCTACCTTACAGCCAGCGCGGTTTCGCGCCGGTGATTCGTGGTATCGCCAGCTCGAATGCCGAAGTGTCGGTGCGCCAGAATGGGTATCTGATCTATCAGCAGAACGTCGCGCCGGGCGCGTTCGAGATTAACGATCTCTACTCCACCACCAACAGCGGCGACCTGGAAGTGACCGTCAAAGAGGCCGACGGGACCGAGCACCACTTCACCCAGCCCTACTCCAGCATCGCGGTGATGCAGCGGCCTGGACACATGAAATATGAGATCACGGCGGCCCGCTATCGCGCGGACAGCGGCAGCGATCAAAACGAACCGCTCTTTGCTCAGGGAAGTCTAATCTATGGTCTGAACAACAGCATGACGCTGTTTGGCGGTCTGACCGCGTCGGATGACTATCAGGCGGTGAACAGCGGCGCGGGTATCGCCCTGGGATCGCTCGGTACCCTGTCAGCGGATGTGACCGCCGCGAAAACGCAGCTCGACAATGGTACCCAGAGCACCGGGCAGTCTTATCGCCTGCTCTACTCTGGTAAAATTGATACCACTGACACTAACTTTACCCTTGCCAGCTATCGCTACTCCACCAGCGGCTACTACAGCTTTGCCGATGCCAATCAGAAATACGATGAGCACGAAGAGGATCTGCTGTTCAATTACAACAAGCGTAACCGCATCCAGGCCAGCGTCAGCCAGAACATCTCCGGCGTCAGTTTTTATCTCAATGGCTATCAGCAGGACTATTGGCATACCTCGCAAAAAGAACGAAGTGTCTCTGCGGGCCTGAACACTGTCGTTGAAGGCATCAGCCTTCATGTGGCGTACACCTACAGCAAAACAGACGAGGATCAGAGTGACCAGATGGTCTCTTTCGGCTTTAGTATGCCGCTAAGCCGCTTCCTGCCGCGCGCCTGGAGCAGCTATAACCTGAGCAACAGCAAACACGGCTATACCCGCCAAAGCCTGGGGCTCAACGGAACACTGCTGGATGACGAGCGCCTGAGCTACTCGCTGCAGCAAAGCCATTCGAATCACGATGGCGACGACACCAGCAGTCTGTACGGCAGCTATCGCTCGCAGTACGCCAATATGAATGCCGGGTATTACTACTCCTCCGATAATTCCCGGCAGTTGAGCTACGGTTTGAGCGGTGCCGTTGTCGCGCACCCGCATGGGGTCACCCTCGCCCAACCGCTGGGCAGCCAGTTCGCTATCGTCAACGCGAACCACGCGTCAGGCGTGCGTTTCCAGAACCAGCGCGGCATTCAGACCGACTGGCAGGGCAATGCGGTGATTCCGTCCCTGAGTCCGTATCAGGAAAACAGCATCCGTGTTGATACCACCAGTCTGCCGGAAGATGTCGATACGACCGAAACGGCGGTCACGGTTATCCCTTCCCGCAATGCCGCGGTCGTCGCGAATTTCGATGCCCATGTCGGCTATCGCGTCCTGATCACGCTCATGCGCCCGGATGGCAAAACGGTACCTTTCGGCGCCATCGTTACCGCTCTCTCGCCGGTCATCAGCGGTATCGTTGATGATAAGGGCACTGTTTATCTGGCAGGGGTTTCTGACACCGTTCAGTTAAGCGTGAAATGGGGAAGTGCAGCGGATCAGCAATGCACCGCCCATGTCTCTCTCGGTGCGGCAGTACAGGCTTCAAATCCGGCGGGAATTCGCTCCGTCAATGCCCTTTGTCAGCAGGAACCACAACATGTTAATTAA